CAGAATATCATGAAAGTTTCAATGTGCAGACATCTAAGAAGGGAGGAGTCCTTTTGCATATAGTTGTTTTATTATTCCAGCTGTGCGATCTTGTTTGTAAACTAatgtagtctggaccagacaatccagtgattttcACCATGTGATACGGTGAcagagcatgtatttatgaattactatgaaatagtgatgacaccaggtgtgcGTAAAAAGGTTAGCGTATTGTTTTCcgtaatttgtattattgttgataattattagGACATCATGTTAGAGTTCTGAGTGAGACTTATCATGGGTCATATTATTATTAGGACGTCATGGTggagttattatgggtcacatttcgtgtcacagtaatagtattttagcggcacgcctttaagGTGGCACTTTAGAGCTGCCTCCCTTTAGACGCTCTTTTGTTTATGAGAGTGTGCTTTGACTGTTGTTAAACACGATGCCGAACAAGAAAGTTCTAAGTTAATGGTGCTGTGGGAGCTCGAActttcaagaatcagtgactgtgtatatgaggctggttgttgtgttgaacacacacacacacacacacacacacacacacacacacacacacacacacacacacagagagagagagagagagagagacagacacggCTTGTGTCATTATTCGGCCTATCTACCTCTGTCTGCCTCTTCACCAATGCTTGACCTACATCCAAGAAAGCTTGTTGTGAAAGATTCAGCATagctgtttctcactctcaaatcAAGATTTTGATGAgttaatattatatttgtgacccagcTGCATTGTATTAGAAACCTCTGCTCagtacataatattgaaaattttagacgtgtctgtgttatattttgctggttttgaGGGGATTTTTTTAATAGCTTTTGCCACTgaaaattattaaccgtaacagtatACTGTTACAGTGGCACGCATTATAATAGCCGCCAGGCGAGTGGTAACTGTGTTAACCACCTCGACTGAGGGGTAATTATCGAAGCGAATCAAACACTTAAGGTTGTTATTTCGCATTTATCACAAGGTCAGTTGGTGAGTTATGCATAACTGCAATATGCTGATGTTATAAATTTCCAAAATAGAAATTGAAAGattctgtatttatttattgactATGCATCCAATAAAAACATTCCAGGGGAGGCAAAGGGTTTTCAAACCCGATCTGCCAAGGGAAAAGTTCTTCTCGAGGTACTATACCGAAATACGGTGAGACGAGAGGAGTCATTCACAAAAGTAATAACCCAGATACTGACATCGATAATCAGCACACGTGCATATACTAAGTCTAGTCTAGTCAATTTTTCACGTGAGAATTAAAGGCAACATAAGGAGACATTATCTTGTGTTCCTTCGTGTCCAGCCTCACATCCACCAACATAGTTCCATTGCATTTCATCATATCTACAGCTACACTTGCAGTAACGGTTACTGATTCCATATTAACCGGAGGCGGAAATATAACTGTGACGTTCTTATAGATTCAGTATATTGGAAGTGTCATTGGATTTAACCAAAGTGGTACCTAAGCATTGCAACGGTCAAGTGTGTGATAATTTTACATCAGTCAGTAAAGCCTAACAGGAAGGCTGGTTCTATATACACAGTTGGCAACGTGAACACTGCACGTACGAGGTGGTTATACCTAAAATTATAAGGTTAAGCCTTGGAACTAATAAAGACATAAAATCATGATAATTACAGGTACAGTCTTAAAACCGAATCGTGACGTACCAAACAGTACAGGTAGATACTCCACATCGTCGTAATTCCCTGTATACATACCTGTGCAGTCAGTTCCTGCCCAGCCCGGTTGGCAGCCTGCACTTGAACACGCCCCTGTGTTGCGAGGACAGGAGGCCATGTTGTTGACACAGTGACGGGAGTTGCAGGTCTTGCTACAACGGTCTCCATAGGTAACACCAGACGCACATGCTGAAATGAAAGTTGAAGCTGAGTTCAGGGAAGTTAACTCTGTACCTCTGCAGATGTCATCTCTGATCTCTGGTATATGAAACTGattaaaatactgaaaatactcCAAACTGAGTCCTGGTTGAACATGTATCATGCtaatgaaatatggacaagaacCCCATGCAAACACACTTGCTATTGATAATGAGAACTTGCTGTAGAGCTCCATCCATTCTTATAACTTATTTGCATTGGCATTGTGTTGCAGTACAGTTTGCCtttgaatgaatttgaaaagGGTGGAAGCTGTTTGTGCTATTTCGTgcaaatatcataaaatacaTTCCTACCTGTAACTCCTTTGGTTCTGATATATTTAAATGAGTACAATTTTATGAGTACAATTATATGATTCTTAAAATAACATGACACTACCACTCACTAGGAACTAGTGAAATGTCAGCACATCGTCAGTCAGAAAGAAACTTACTTTGTGAACAGTCATCTCCCCTGTATCCAGCTGTACAGCCGTCGGGACACGTTCCAGTCACGTGATGACAGGTGTTAGATGGCGGCTTACAGTGACGGTTGCTGCAGGTCTTACTACATCCTTCTCCGTACATTCCAGTAGAACAGACTGAAAGAAATGGTGCATTTATCAGGAAGTGTAAAATTTCGAAATTTTGCAGATGGACGCGTTACTccttttttcaagaaaactAGCGCAGTGTAACGTCATAACAAATGGATGTATCGTAATCAGAGCACTAGCTGGATAgtcttttgtttttgaagtGTGGGTACACCGATAACTGTCACTTGTTTGTGGGGGAGAGTGTGTTGCTTCAACTGCCTACGTCCCCTGTCCGACATTACATCAGTGGAACCTACACCTACAACGAATAATCAAGAAACCATAGGCAATCCCGTTAACTCATGGGGAACATGAAGATACATTTAGATACTtataaactgaaacaaataacaaaaaaccGAGTCACTAGTGAATTGCCAGTACGATGTCAGGAAACAGGAAACATACTTTGTAAACAGTCATCTCCCGTGTAACCAGCCGTACAGCCGTTGGGACACCTTCCAGTCACGTGATCACATGTGTTAGATGACGGTTTACATTGAGAGCTGCAGTTCTTGTTACATCCTTCTCCGTATCGCCCTCTGGGACAGACTGAAAGGCATGGCGAGTTATATGAGGAAGTGTATATTTACCGTGTATACATTTGTTGTAGgcaatgtaaatattttcacacGCATTTCATCTTGGGTTGTCGGATTCATTATTCAGAATATTCATGTTTCTCAAACAAATATTGACTTCCAGCCTCCTTTGTATTGCAGTCACAAATTGTACTCAAGGAAATTGAGAACTCGACAGTTGTTCGTTACATCCTAAAATGGAAGTACCGTGTGTTATATTAGGAGAATGGGGAGATGCAAGGTTGATATGGTGAGAGTATTACCTTGTGTGTGCTATATTAGGAGAATGGCGCGATGCAAGGTTGATATGGTGAGAGTATTGCATTGTGTGTGTTATATTAGGAGAATGGGGAGATGCAAGGTTGCTATAGTGAGACTATTACCTTGTGTACAATCTTTTCCTAGATAACCAGCCATACATCCATCAACACACCGTCCTGCGAAATCACAGCTGGAGTCCATCTTGCAGTGACGTGCAACACAACGGTGGACGCATTTGGCTCCATAATACCCAGGATCGCATACTGAGCAGAATAATAAGGATTACTAAGGACATGAAATATGAAGGCTATATAGATAGGTTATGTGACGAAGGTTGTTGAGGGTGTGGTGGACTCGCGGTGCATGTGTTTTGTACTGAAGTAACTAAAGTTCCACAACATGTTCTTGACAGACGTGGACCTCTTTCCTATGATAATACTTTGACCTGCAGTTACAGAATTAATTACACGGTTTCAAACTGTATAAATATAGTGATATATTACAGTATATTGTCAACTAGACTTTACTGAACACAATATCACAAcgtatatttttttctgataattacaaacacaaaagcTTTTTTTCATCCTTCGTTGTCCAGTTCCGAGAAAATTCGACGAGAAACAGCAGAAGATAATGAGCAAATATCTGTTCAGTATTTATATATACCATATCTTCTACAACTGGGTAATATCTGGGAAACTAAATTTAAGCAGTCCCGTAACTTTAGGAATGTGAGTATTATTGTGACATGTCCAAGTATTTGTGTTACGGGTCATGTGGTGATTCATGTTCCCATATTTCCAGCCGTGTAAACAAGGACACGCTACTTGCGATGTCATTGGCTCTGCGGCTCCACCCTCTGTTTATTTTAATGAAGAATGGATAATAGAACGACGGCATAAGCAATACAACATTATTGTGTGTACAGTATTGTCAGTGGTATCCAGCCGCACATCCACAAGGCACATTTCCATTGTATTCCACAACAGCTATGCTACAGTGACTGTTGCCAC
Above is a genomic segment from Haliotis asinina isolate JCU_RB_2024 chromosome 7, JCU_Hal_asi_v2, whole genome shotgun sequence containing:
- the LOC137291058 gene encoding multiple epidermal growth factor-like domains protein 10, which codes for MSTTRQISQSAAKAVDGVTTAVNETYSVHTSVYEATAWWKVDLQTPVQSPLVNIYFRTDYKRRRNGLQLFNSMTNSSDPKEGDLCHTVIGRGDGTDIPDILNVTCPGTWRYLTVYTETDNDGAGAALDFVEVQVWICDPGYYGAKCVHRCVARHCKMDSSCDFAGRCVDGCMAGYLGKDCTQVCPRGRYGEGCNKNCSSQCKPSSNTCDHVTGRCPNGCTAGYTGDDCLQICSTGMYGEGCSKTCSNRHCKPPSNTCHHVTGTCPDGCTAGYRGDDCSQTCASGVTYGDRCSKTCNSRHCVNNMASCPRNTGACSSAGCQPGWAGTDCTACATPYYGANCDQSCAARHCKDYLAVSSEMTCRRQSAFKGLGLGLELAGGICWN